Part of the Kamptonema formosum PCC 6407 genome, GTGCTAGTATCTCCCCCGCTGTCGCTTTCAATCAAGTCATTTCCCTGATTGCCAAATAGCAAGTCGCGGCCTTCTCCTCCCCGCAGTGTGTCTTCGCCTTTACCCCCAAAAATGACATCCCGACCATCAGTGCCATCTAAGCTATCATTGTCTAAGTTTCCAAAGAGATAGTCGTTACCTGAGCCACCACTGCCAGTGTCGCTGCCTTTGCCACCATACAGCAGATCGTCTCCCTCTGCACCGTTAAGCAGGTCACTACCGGCTCTGCCGTAGATGACATCTCGCTGTGAGGTTCCAGTTAAATTATCATCATCAAGTGTGCCGTTAATGACTGTCATAACTGAGGTTTTCCCTATAGTTGGTTTGAGCTTCTATCTTAAGAGGAACTGAGCATCGTCAGTAATTTAAAATAGGACTTGCGTAGTAATAACGAGCAATCAAGGTTTAAGATTACTTTGGGGTTGCTTTGTTCCTTAGATTAGTTCCTCCGTCCCAACTGCGCTACGCTTGACTGCGCTAAACTTGATTGTGCTCTGCTTGGCTGTCGTAATTACAGAAAATCTTGCTTATGCTTAAGTCCTCTTAAAAATTCTGTCATCCTACTATCTTAGGGAACTTTAGATGGTTCTATCTGTCTTGCCAACTTAGGCTTTAGCACTCTTTCTTATACCAATCCTCCAAAGTTATGCAACAGTAGAGGCTGGAGGCAGGAGGTCGCTCTTCTGAAGTTAACTCAACAATGCAGATTGTCTCAATAATTTTGACAGTTGGTATTAATATGTATGCTGACTTACCTACAGTTGATATATTTGTGCTAATTGCCAATTACCAATTAGCAAGTAAAATTTGTGAATTGCCTAAAATCACTGAAATCAGGAGTTAATTGGTAATTAGCAAGTGAACTAGGTAAAATCAGTAAAATCCCGATCTAGCAGTTTTCAATTGGATGAAAGACTACTTTTAATTACCAATTAACAATTTGTTAAGTGTTAACTGTGAGCAATTACCAATAAACGATTAGCCTGCGAGCGTGCAACTAAAAACCTCTACAATTCATGCTATAATTGGTATTTAGGTATATTTTATGATGAAAAATAGAAAATCAAATATTAAAAAATGTGGGTTATTGATTTTTCCTTTCTATTTTTTAATATTTGATTCTTTGGCAACAGCGCAGCCCATTAAACCCGCTGTAGATGGTACGGGAACTTTTGTCACTCCTGAAGGCAACCGCTACGATATTGGCGGCGGTACTCTGTCAAAGGACGGAGCGAATCTTTTCCACAGTTTTCAACAGTTTGGTTTGAGTGAAGGTCAAATTGCTAATTTTTTATCTAATCCAGCGATTAGAAATATCTTGGCTCGTGTTGTGGGTGGGGATGCTTCAATAATTAATGGTTTAATTGCTGTCAGTGGTGGGAATTCTAATCTTTTTTTAATCAATCCGGCAGGTGTTATTTTTGGTGCTAATGCGAGTCTAAATGTGCCCGGTAGCTTCACTGTTACGACTGCTAATGGTATCGGGTTTGGGAGTAATTGGTTGAATGCTGTTGGTGTTAATGATTATGCTGCATTAGTGGGAACGCCTAGTGGTTTTAATTTCAGTGGAGTGCGATCGGGAAGTATAGTTAATGCTGGTCAGTTAGCCGTTTTGCCAGGACAAAATTTAACTTTGCTCGGTGGTACGGTGGTGAATACTGGCAGTCTAACCGCACTAGGGGGTCAAATTACTGTTGCTGCTGTCCCTGGTGAGAATGTGGTTCGCATCAGTCAACAGGGTCTATTGCTGAGTTTAGAGGTGGCGACTTCGCAAGGGGAAGGATCTGCAATACCTGTGGCTAATGTACCTCTTTCTTTACCGCAGTTATTAACGGGTGCTGGCAGTAGTCAGGCGACTGGACTCGCTGTTAATAGTGTTGGGGAAGTGGTTTTGATTGGTTCGGATTTGAAGGTAGAAACCGGGGATACGGTAATTGCACCGAATTCTGCAATACTTGCGGCGGGCTACGCTAACTCACTTCAAGGTCAATCTGCTATACTCTATGGTGCAAATAATCTCACTTTATTGGGAAGTCAATTATATACGAGTGGCAACCTGACTTTGCAAGCACGAAATGGAGTAATCGTTCGCGATCGCCCAGCTAATCCCTTTGTTGCTAGAGTGGGAGGGAGTCTTTACATTCAGGGCGATCGCAGCATTGATATCCTAGCCCTCAATCCGATTCCAGGTATTGCGCCGGGGCCCCAATTCCAAAGCGGGGGCGACTTAAGCTTGGTTAGTGGTGGTAATATTTCCGGCGATTCTCACTTTGCTGCTGGTGGTAGTTTCTCGATTCGGAATTTGTCGGGTGGGCCGGGTAACTTTGTAAGCAGATATGACCCCATATTCAGTTCTGAGGGAGATGTCGTCTTTGGGGACTATACAGGCGTTTCGCTGAAAGTGGAGGCGAAAGGGAGCATTATTGCAGGCAATATTGAGATTACAGGGCCCGATGTTACGGTTTCTGGTTCCGATCCAGATATTGCGATCTTGACCAGTGGCCCGGCGTTGATTTTGCGATCGGGAGTAGTGAGTCTGGCAAATGCTCCTAATCTTCCTCCCGATGCTGCGATTGGAGATACAAATTTTACCTCTTTTCCATCTTCATCCAGCTCAATTACGGTAGGGACGATCTCAGCAGATGGACAGGTGATTTTGTCAGCGGGGGGTGATATTGTCACTAGCGAGATTAACGGTGGGGAAGTGGCGATCGCAACGGGTGGCTCGATTACCACTGCTGGTCTGCTACAGTCAAATGGTGCGATCGCTCTGGAAGCAGCGGGGAATATTTTTACTAATGAGATTTCCAGTGTTGGTAACAACGGCGATGTAAGTCTGACGAGTAGCGGCGGAAATATTGAAGCGGGTGCGATCGATGTGAGTGCTGGCAGTGCGATCGCCATGACTGCCTCTGGAAACTTGGCGGTGGACTCGTTAGTGGGCAATGCAGTTGATGTCGTAGCTAATATAGGTACTGTTAGTATTGGCAGGATAGATGCTAATGGCAATGTGAGCATTTCTGCGGGCGAAAAGCTCTCACTTGGTAGCGTAAACGCTAGCGGAGGCGGCAACAATGTGAGCCTAAGTGCGGGAAATGATATCAGCGTTGAATTCATTAATGCACCTGGGGGTAGCATTGATATCAGAACTCCAGGTTTTTTCCGGGCTTTTGGTACTTTTACAGACAACAATGTTACAGAGGCAAGTATTTCGACTGTTGGCGGTGATGGCGGTGGGCCGATAGTAATTCGGCATGGTGGCGGCGATACTGACCAAGTAACGCCATTTATAGTGGGAGATGCGACAGTGAATGGTACTGCGGGTGCGATCGCTAGCAGTCGTAATAATATCATTCAGCCCCGCCAATCTTTCAGCAACTCTTATACTCAGGGTAATATTCAAATCATTACTACTAACCCAGTAACTCCCACTCCTACGCCAATTCCGACACCGATTCCGACACCGATTCCCACGCCGATTCCGACACCGATTCCGACACCGATTCCCACACCAATTCCCACACCAATTCCCACGCCGATTCCCACGCCGATTCCTACGCCAATTCCGACACCGATTCCCACGCCTACACCAATTTTCACTCCCACTCCGATACCAATTCTCACCCCCACTCCGATATCGCCAACTCCAATACCGCTAACTCCAATATCACCAACTCCAATCCGACCAAATCCTCCTTCAATCCCGATCGCAAACCCATTGCTTCCACTGCAACAAAGTCAAGACCAACGTAACATTTCCCTCGACCTACAAAGACCATCAACTATTTTACAACCAAATTTAATTGAGTTAGGAAATAATCTCCGCAACCTGACTAGCGAAAACGCCAGAGAAGCAGTTTTTAACTCAACATTACGTGCAAACATCGCTCAAAGTTTCAATTCAGGTAATATCATTCAGGCATTAGGACAGATAGAAAAGTCATTCACTCAGGAGTTTGGAGAATACCTGGAACTTAACTTAAATCCGGGGTTTTCTTCTCTCAGCGATATCCAGAAAAGTTTGAAAATAATTGAACAGCGAACTGGCACAAAACCGAGTTTGATTTATGTTTTCTCGCGCCCAGAACAACTAGAATTAGTGCTAGTAACATCATCGGGGTCTATAGTTCACAAGAGTGTCTCGGAAGCTAAGCAGGATGACTTATTCGATGTGGTGACAGAGTTCAGAAATGATATTACTAATCCCCGTTTCCGAAATACCACAATTTACCGTGCCTCTGCACAGTTACTTTACAAGTGGATAGTTGCACCTTTAGAGCAAACTCTGCAAGAGCGCGGCATTGATACGATCGCATTTACTATGGACAAAGGTCTGCGAGGTATCCCCATTGCTGCTTTGCATGATGGGCAAAACTTTTTGATGGAAAAGTACAATCTCAGCCTCATTCCCAGCATTAATTTAACGGATACTCGCTACGTAGATGTCAAAAATTCCCCTGTTTTGGCAATGGGAGCCTCACAATTTATTAATTTAAATCCTTTACCAGCAGTGCCGCTCGAGATCGCTACGATTATGTCAGAATGGCCAGGAGTGGGTTTTCTCAATGAGGGTTTTACTCTCGAAAATTTTAGGCGACAACGGGAGACTCAGCCTTTTGGTATTATTCACCTGGCCACTCACGGGGAGTTTCAACCAGGAACACCCAGCAATTCTTTTATTCAACTGTGGGATAGTCGGCTACAGCTCGATCAACTACAGCAGCTAAGATTGAATGACCCGGCTGTGGAATTATTGGTTTTAAGTGCTTGTAAAACTGCGGTGGGGGATGGTGATGCTGAGTTGGGTTTTGGGGGTTTGGCAGTGCAGGCGGGTGTAAAGACGGCGTTGGCGAGTCTCTGGTATGTCAGTGATGAGGGTACTTTGGCATTGATGACTGAGTTTTATGGGCAGTTAAAGCTAGCACCAATCAAGGCGGCTGCTTTGCGTCAGGCGCAAATGGCGATGCTACGGGGAGAGGTGCGTTTGCAGGGAGGTAAATTACGGGGATCGAAGGGGACGAGTGTTGATTTGCCCGCGCCTCTCCTCAAACTTGGAGATCGGAATTTATCGCATCCTTTCTATTGGTCGGCGTTTGTGATGATTGGCAGCCCTTGGTAAAACTTTATGTAGGAGGGAGAACTAGGGGCTAGGGGCTAGGGACTAGGGGAAGAAGGGAAGAAGGGAATAGAATCAATGGTTTGGTGGAATTCAGAACGTCCTAACGGCCTTGGCAGTTGCTATAAAATTTAGTTATCTAGAAGGGTACGAGGAAAGTGTTGGTGGTTGCTATAGGTTTTGCGATCGCCAACTTTAAAACATAAGATATAGCAATCTTCTTGGCAGTTAGGAAAGGAGCGATCGCTGGAAACCTTGATTCTATTCCCTTCTTCCCTTCTTCCCCTAGCCCCTAACCCCTAGCCCCTTTTTCCCCTAGTCCCTAGCTATAGTATCAACTTGCCTGCGGACAAGGGGAAATACCACTACCCACGCAGGAGTTGTTTAATAGTTCCTACTAATTCCTGTGGGTGAAAAGGCTTAGCGATATAAGCGTCCGCTCCTTGCTTCATGCCCCAGTAGCGATCGAATTCTTCACTTTTACTCGAACACATTACCACAGGTAAATTTTGGGTTTTGGGGTCGCTCTTGAGCCGCCGGCAAACTTCATAGCCATTCATCCGGGGCATAACAATGTCCAGAACGACTAGATCGGGGCAATTCGCTTTGATTTGCTCTAGAGCTTCTACGCCGTCACTGGCGACAGTAACATTCAATCCTCTGCCTTTGAGCAAGTCGGCGATCATCTCCCGCAGGGTAACGCTGTCGTCAACAACCATAACTGTACTCATATATTCCTACCTAGTTTCTGGGTTGAAACTTTAACAAGCAAGGGTAGCGTACCCCAATTTAAATTGTGATTGGTTATATATAGTTTACCCACGTCTCATCATTTCCTTATCATTGCTCTTAATAATTCCGAGAAATCTCGGTTGACACACCTGGGGCTTTTTGCTACTTTATCACTCTATCGTAAAAATAGCATTGTTCCACAAAAAAATGCTCTTAAGGGTAGAGCTTAGAAAACGGCAAGTCTGAGTTTACTCTCAGCGTCCTGGGCGGCGCTATCTCAGGGGAGCATCCCGATTTTGCCTGAAGAGGGAATTTGACCT contains:
- a CDS encoding response regulator transcription factor; this translates as MSTVMVVDDSVTLREMIADLLKGRGLNVTVASDGVEALEQIKANCPDLVVLDIVMPRMNGYEVCRRLKSDPKTQNLPVVMCSSKSEEFDRYWGMKQGADAYIAKPFHPQELVGTIKQLLRG
- a CDS encoding CHAT domain-containing protein; its protein translation is MKNRKSNIKKCGLLIFPFYFLIFDSLATAQPIKPAVDGTGTFVTPEGNRYDIGGGTLSKDGANLFHSFQQFGLSEGQIANFLSNPAIRNILARVVGGDASIINGLIAVSGGNSNLFLINPAGVIFGANASLNVPGSFTVTTANGIGFGSNWLNAVGVNDYAALVGTPSGFNFSGVRSGSIVNAGQLAVLPGQNLTLLGGTVVNTGSLTALGGQITVAAVPGENVVRISQQGLLLSLEVATSQGEGSAIPVANVPLSLPQLLTGAGSSQATGLAVNSVGEVVLIGSDLKVETGDTVIAPNSAILAAGYANSLQGQSAILYGANNLTLLGSQLYTSGNLTLQARNGVIVRDRPANPFVARVGGSLYIQGDRSIDILALNPIPGIAPGPQFQSGGDLSLVSGGNISGDSHFAAGGSFSIRNLSGGPGNFVSRYDPIFSSEGDVVFGDYTGVSLKVEAKGSIIAGNIEITGPDVTVSGSDPDIAILTSGPALILRSGVVSLANAPNLPPDAAIGDTNFTSFPSSSSSITVGTISADGQVILSAGGDIVTSEINGGEVAIATGGSITTAGLLQSNGAIALEAAGNIFTNEISSVGNNGDVSLTSSGGNIEAGAIDVSAGSAIAMTASGNLAVDSLVGNAVDVVANIGTVSIGRIDANGNVSISAGEKLSLGSVNASGGGNNVSLSAGNDISVEFINAPGGSIDIRTPGFFRAFGTFTDNNVTEASISTVGGDGGGPIVIRHGGGDTDQVTPFIVGDATVNGTAGAIASSRNNIIQPRQSFSNSYTQGNIQIITTNPVTPTPTPIPTPIPTPIPTPIPTPIPTPIPTPIPTPIPTPIPTPIPTPIPTPIPTPTPIFTPTPIPILTPTPISPTPIPLTPISPTPIRPNPPSIPIANPLLPLQQSQDQRNISLDLQRPSTILQPNLIELGNNLRNLTSENAREAVFNSTLRANIAQSFNSGNIIQALGQIEKSFTQEFGEYLELNLNPGFSSLSDIQKSLKIIEQRTGTKPSLIYVFSRPEQLELVLVTSSGSIVHKSVSEAKQDDLFDVVTEFRNDITNPRFRNTTIYRASAQLLYKWIVAPLEQTLQERGIDTIAFTMDKGLRGIPIAALHDGQNFLMEKYNLSLIPSINLTDTRYVDVKNSPVLAMGASQFINLNPLPAVPLEIATIMSEWPGVGFLNEGFTLENFRRQRETQPFGIIHLATHGEFQPGTPSNSFIQLWDSRLQLDQLQQLRLNDPAVELLVLSACKTAVGDGDAELGFGGLAVQAGVKTALASLWYVSDEGTLALMTEFYGQLKLAPIKAAALRQAQMAMLRGEVRLQGGKLRGSKGTSVDLPAPLLKLGDRNLSHPFYWSAFVMIGSPW